In Myxococcus guangdongensis, the following proteins share a genomic window:
- a CDS encoding membrane dipeptidase, translated as MSPRHRRQGVLALLPLSLCLGLACGPVQEEAPSEQPTTETETQPLAAPGFAELHHHMFAEEAFGGGWFHGSHTGSLTSCDGGLPESDHARVRMDLSNMLNLCPNSGGINLSGNPLLAALFGLGGAVGSEFIGKIEGTEGDTGIHLGRMSVNTQWPRWDTIAHQQSWEGWLRQAHQGGMSLVMVSLVSNEFLCKVLPYQNLSRPCDEMADVELQLQMARDFDARNDWVEIALTPSHARNIIAAGKLAMVLSIETSKLFGTKDWRTELDRFHALGVRSLQPVHQLDNRFGGAALHNAIFQAAQFLETCHVDTDCGVTTSTMTLGFDVYRDAAGNCRNTKGLTADGKALVQAMMSRGMLIDVAHLSEKGLQDAFALAQANTYYPLVISHGHFREVMNPKLADDEKTTPAWVARYLRQTGGIFGLRTAHDETRTYSRSGVANNCHGSTRSLAQAYEFGRQGLKVPMAFGADLNGFIQQTRPRFGNNGACSATFQAEADAHLRQQNVSGPTRLGTGFDEYGLAHVGYLPDLLKDLGRVGANTTGLSGSAETFLKTWERAVNPRTGMADAAADIDTSGVATYVDKATRETQYPLLCGVRYAPDSKAVGESCRFKEECISDACTASGCNSAGTCICDEEADCASTQYCGWGLNSGKCQPKKAKGATCLYGKECLSGNCRWTLSCG; from the coding sequence ATGTCCCCGCGTCATCGACGCCAGGGTGTCCTGGCCCTTCTTCCGCTGAGCCTGTGTCTGGGGCTCGCCTGTGGCCCCGTGCAGGAGGAAGCGCCATCCGAGCAGCCCACGACCGAGACCGAAACCCAGCCGCTGGCCGCGCCGGGCTTCGCGGAGCTGCACCACCACATGTTCGCCGAGGAGGCCTTTGGCGGCGGCTGGTTCCACGGCAGCCACACCGGCTCGCTGACGAGCTGTGACGGCGGTCTGCCGGAGAGCGACCACGCCCGCGTGCGCATGGACTTGAGCAACATGCTCAACCTGTGCCCGAACTCGGGCGGCATCAACCTGAGCGGCAACCCGCTGCTCGCGGCGCTCTTCGGTCTGGGCGGCGCGGTGGGCTCGGAGTTCATCGGCAAGATTGAGGGCACCGAGGGCGACACCGGCATCCACCTGGGCCGCATGTCGGTGAACACCCAGTGGCCGCGCTGGGACACCATCGCCCACCAGCAGTCGTGGGAGGGGTGGCTGCGCCAGGCGCACCAGGGCGGCATGTCGCTGGTGATGGTGTCGCTGGTCAGCAACGAGTTCCTCTGCAAGGTGTTGCCGTACCAGAACCTCTCGCGGCCGTGCGACGAGATGGCGGACGTGGAGCTGCAGCTCCAGATGGCGCGTGACTTCGACGCGCGCAACGACTGGGTGGAGATCGCCCTGACGCCCTCGCACGCGCGCAACATCATCGCCGCCGGGAAGCTCGCCATGGTGCTCTCCATCGAGACGAGCAAGCTGTTCGGCACCAAGGACTGGCGCACGGAGCTGGACCGCTTCCACGCGCTGGGCGTGCGCTCGCTCCAGCCGGTGCACCAGCTGGACAACCGCTTCGGCGGCGCGGCGCTGCACAACGCCATCTTCCAGGCCGCGCAGTTCCTGGAGACGTGCCACGTGGACACCGACTGCGGCGTGACGACGAGCACGATGACGCTCGGCTTCGACGTGTACCGCGACGCGGCCGGCAACTGCCGCAACACCAAGGGCCTCACCGCGGACGGCAAGGCGCTGGTCCAGGCGATGATGAGCCGGGGCATGCTCATCGACGTGGCGCACCTGTCGGAGAAGGGCCTGCAGGACGCCTTCGCCCTGGCGCAGGCGAACACGTACTACCCGCTGGTCATCTCCCACGGCCACTTCCGCGAGGTGATGAACCCGAAGCTCGCGGACGACGAGAAGACCACGCCCGCGTGGGTGGCGCGCTACCTGCGCCAGACGGGCGGCATCTTCGGCCTGCGCACGGCGCATGACGAGACGCGCACGTACTCGCGCTCCGGGGTGGCCAACAACTGCCACGGCTCCACGCGCTCCCTGGCGCAGGCGTACGAGTTCGGCCGCCAGGGCCTCAAGGTGCCCATGGCCTTCGGCGCGGACCTGAACGGCTTCATCCAGCAGACCCGTCCGCGCTTCGGCAACAACGGCGCGTGCTCGGCCACGTTCCAGGCGGAGGCGGACGCGCACCTGCGGCAGCAGAACGTCTCGGGCCCCACGCGCCTGGGCACGGGCTTCGACGAGTACGGCCTCGCGCACGTGGGCTACCTGCCGGACCTGCTCAAGGACCTGGGCCGCGTGGGCGCGAACACCACGGGGCTGTCGGGCTCGGCGGAGACCTTCCTGAAGACGTGGGAGCGCGCCGTCAACCCGCGCACGGGCATGGCGGACGCGGCGGCGGACATCGACACCAGCGGCGTGGCCACCTACGTGGACAAGGCCACCCGCGAGACGCAGTACCCGCTCCTGTGCGGCGTGCGCTACGCGCCCGACTCCAAGGCCGTGGGCGAGTCCTGCCGCTTCAAGGAGGAGTGCATCAGCGACGCGTGCACCGCGTCCGGCTGCAACAGCGCCGGCACCTGCATCTGCGACGAGGAGGCCGACTGCGCGTCCACCCAGTACTGCGGCTGGGGCCTGAACAGCGGCAAGTGTCAGCCGAAGAAGGCCAAGGGGGCCACCTGCCTGTACGGGAAGGAGTGCCTGTCGGGTAACTGCCGTTGGACGCTGAGCTGCGGCTGA